A window of the Bacillota bacterium genome harbors these coding sequences:
- a CDS encoding redox-sensing transcriptional repressor Rex, producing the protein MRWNKISDAVVRRLPLYLRVLDEVARVGETQMISSQELGDKAGVGSALVRKDLAWFGEFGKQGVGYEVEFLRRELKRILNLDKEHKVVLVGAGSLGIALARYNIRRYNTDDSFNLKIIGLFDHDPTKLGRIFEGIEVRSLDELENFVRENNVKMAIITVPADAAQDVAVQLVRGGVGAILNFAPIKLNVPEHVQVASADLTLELQRLAYYLSEEQI; encoded by the coding sequence TTGAGATGGAATAAGATTTCTGATGCAGTTGTTCGCAGACTGCCGCTTTACCTTCGTGTTTTAGATGAAGTGGCGCGAGTCGGAGAAACTCAGATGATTTCTTCCCAAGAATTGGGCGACAAAGCCGGAGTTGGTTCAGCTTTGGTTCGCAAAGATTTAGCCTGGTTCGGAGAATTCGGGAAGCAGGGTGTAGGATATGAAGTAGAGTTTCTGCGCAGAGAGTTGAAGCGGATTTTGAATTTAGACAAGGAACATAAAGTTGTCCTCGTAGGAGCTGGAAGTTTAGGTATTGCTTTGGCTCGTTATAATATTCGCAGGTATAACACTGACGACAGTTTTAACTTAAAGATCATCGGGCTGTTCGATCATGACCCTACCAAGCTGGGAAGGATCTTCGAGGGGATTGAAGTCCGTTCCTTAGATGAGCTGGAAAACTTTGTGCGGGAAAACAATGTGAAAATGGCGATTATCACGGTTCCCGCAGATGCGGCTCAAGATGTGGCAGTGCAGCTGGTTAGAGGTGGCGTGGGGGCAATTCTTAACTTTGCGCCAATCAAATTGAATGTTCCTGAGCATGTTCAAGTTGCCAGCGCTGATTTAACGCTTGAGCTGCAGCGTTTAGCCTATTATCTAAGCGAAGAACAAATATAA
- the rlmH gene encoding 23S rRNA (pseudouridine(1915)-N(3))-methyltransferase RlmH, producing MNILIICVGKVREKFFTAGINEYLKRLKAYAKVEIKEVKDESFTEPLSEKNAQAVMEKEADRILAAIPDRYYVIALDRKGKQLSSRELAALLEERGLYGQGNIALIIGGALGLAESVINRSDYILSFSKMTFPHQLMRLILVEQVYRAMTIMRNEKYHK from the coding sequence ATGAATATTTTGATTATCTGTGTGGGGAAGGTGCGGGAAAAGTTTTTTACGGCAGGCATTAATGAATATCTAAAGCGGCTTAAGGCCTATGCTAAAGTAGAAATTAAAGAGGTTAAGGATGAGTCGTTTACGGAGCCATTAAGTGAAAAAAATGCTCAGGCTGTGATGGAAAAAGAAGCAGATCGGATTTTAGCTGCGATTCCAGATCGGTATTATGTGATTGCGCTTGATCGAAAAGGAAAACAGCTGAGTTCTCGAGAATTAGCCGCACTTTTAGAGGAGCGGGGTTTATATGGGCAGGGCAATATTGCATTGATTATTGGCGGAGCCTTAGGATTAGCAGAATCGGTCATTAACCGCTCCGATTACATTCTCTCATTTTCGAAAATGACTTTTCCTCACCAGCTGATGCGATTGATCCTTGTAGAGCAGGTCTATCGTGCTATGACAATCATGCGTAATGAGAAATATCATAAATGA
- a CDS encoding trypsin-like serine protease, whose translation MVKKAAVVFLLVVSIVSFGWLLRQPAQIPIEDGVESQEQRGNWEEPVVRVVQNVGPATVKIETSAKVVVDQFFFQTLEEQQGIGSGVIYRADGYILTNHHVVADADQITVRLQDGRSFTAEIVGSDELSDLAVLKIEAQDLPVVSLGNSNEIRVGQQVIAIGNPLGQDNTVTNGVVSAVNRDLLVDPENNRYLEGMIQTDAAINPGNSGGPLVDLNSQVIGINTAIIAQAQGIGFAIPSSSAKLIADQIIEHGKPLRLGVLGGSLFPALAETIRDQTDVKIAVERGAFITRVISDSPADKAGLRAGDIIVAVNGQEIAGMRELRDAVQNTGFGGILQLEYYRGEERQQAEVRL comes from the coding sequence TTGGTTAAAAAAGCAGCAGTTGTTTTCTTACTGGTTGTTTCCATAGTTTCCTTTGGCTGGCTTCTAAGGCAGCCGGCGCAGATTCCCATTGAGGATGGGGTAGAGTCACAGGAGCAGAGGGGTAATTGGGAAGAACCGGTAGTAAGGGTAGTACAGAATGTAGGACCGGCTACAGTTAAGATCGAAACCTCGGCCAAGGTTGTTGTGGATCAATTTTTCTTCCAGACGCTGGAAGAGCAGCAGGGCATTGGTTCAGGTGTAATTTACCGAGCGGACGGATATATACTTACCAACCATCATGTGGTTGCTGATGCGGATCAAATCACAGTCAGGCTCCAGGATGGACGCAGCTTTACGGCAGAAATTGTCGGCAGCGATGAGCTGTCAGATTTAGCGGTATTGAAGATAGAAGCTCAGGATCTGCCGGTGGTTTCCCTGGGCAACTCCAATGAAATTCGAGTCGGACAGCAGGTGATAGCCATCGGCAATCCCCTCGGGCAGGACAATACTGTAACAAACGGTGTTGTCAGTGCTGTCAACCGGGATTTACTGGTCGATCCAGAGAACAACCGCTATCTAGAGGGAATGATTCAGACGGACGCAGCGATCAATCCGGGTAACTCAGGAGGACCGCTCGTAGATCTCAACAGCCAAGTGATCGGAATCAATACCGCCATTATTGCTCAAGCACAGGGCATTGGCTTTGCGATTCCGTCCTCCAGCGCTAAACTGATTGCCGATCAGATTATTGAACATGGTAAGCCGCTGCGTTTAGGAGTGTTGGGAGGTTCGCTGTTTCCTGCTTTGGCTGAAACAATTCGCGATCAGACCGATGTGAAAATTGCGGTGGAACGCGGAGCCTTTATCACGAGAGTGATCAGCGACAGTCCTGCCGACAAGGCTGGACTGCGGGCGGGAGACATCATCGTAGCGGTAAATGGGCAGGAGATTGCCGGAATGCGGGAGCTTAGGGATGCGGTGCAGAATACCGGGTTTGGCGGAATTCTCCAGCTTGAGTACTATCGTGGTGAAGAACGACAGCAGGCTGAGGTTCGACTTTGA